The following are from one region of the Roseobacter fucihabitans genome:
- a CDS encoding MarR family winged helix-turn-helix transcriptional regulator: protein MADGRSTTAHSGENLLFLTDEQLRQGIEAMFFAYRGFTADPDRILADMAYGRAHHRAVHFINRAPGTTVNNLLSLLGVTKQSLNRVLRTLIEDGLVESKVGKLDKRERHLFLTTEGQALEQKLSDAQRARMRMAFRDAGPEAVAGFRQVLEAMMDGEMRFAYKRLKDSGI from the coding sequence ATGGCGGACGGGCGCAGCACCACAGCGCACAGTGGCGAAAACCTTCTGTTTCTGACGGATGAGCAATTGCGGCAAGGCATCGAGGCGATGTTCTTTGCCTATCGCGGTTTCACGGCAGATCCCGACCGTATCCTGGCGGATATGGCCTATGGGCGCGCGCATCATCGTGCGGTGCATTTCATCAACCGTGCGCCCGGAACGACGGTCAATAACCTGCTCTCCCTGCTGGGCGTCACGAAACAATCGCTCAACCGTGTCTTGCGCACCCTGATCGAGGATGGTCTGGTGGAAAGCAAGGTGGGCAAGCTCGACAAACGCGAGCGCCATTTGTTTTTGACCACGGAGGGTCAGGCTCTGGAACAAAAGCTCTCAGATGCGCAGCGCGCAAGGATGCGCATGGCCTTTCGCGACGCCGGGCCCGAAGCCGTTGCCGGGTTCCGGCAAGTGCTGGAAGCGATGATGGATGGCGAAATGCGTTTTGCCTACAAGCGGTTAAAGGATAGCGGCATATGA
- a CDS encoding branched-chain amino acid aminotransferase, translating into MAGAYNDRDGMIWMNGQMTPWRDANVHILTHAMHYASSVFEGERAYNGKIFKSRAHSERLKRSAEMIDFEIPYTVDEIEAAKVEVLAASGLQDAYVRAIAWRGAGEDMGVASARNPVQLAIAAWEWGAYYGDAKMKGAKLDISKWKRPSPETIPSHAKAAGLYMICTMSKHAAEAKGCSDAMMFDYRGYVAEATGANIFFVKDGEVHTPDPDCFLNGITRQTVIGMLKERQIKVHERHIMPEELEGFEQCWLTGTAAEVTPVGQIGDFNFEVGSITREIAQGYEVLVRS; encoded by the coding sequence ATGGCAGGCGCTTATAATGATCGCGACGGTATGATCTGGATGAACGGTCAGATGACCCCTTGGCGCGACGCCAATGTTCATATTTTGACCCATGCCATGCATTATGCCTCCTCGGTTTTTGAAGGTGAGCGGGCCTATAATGGCAAGATTTTCAAGAGCCGCGCGCATTCCGAGCGCCTGAAACGTTCCGCGGAAATGATTGATTTCGAAATCCCATATACCGTGGATGAGATCGAAGCCGCCAAGGTCGAGGTTCTCGCCGCGAGCGGTCTGCAAGACGCTTACGTGCGGGCCATCGCCTGGCGTGGTGCAGGCGAAGACATGGGTGTCGCCTCTGCGCGCAACCCGGTGCAACTGGCCATTGCCGCCTGGGAATGGGGTGCCTATTACGGGGACGCCAAAATGAAGGGGGCCAAGCTTGATATTTCCAAATGGAAACGTCCCAGCCCCGAGACCATCCCCAGCCATGCCAAGGCCGCTGGTCTCTATATGATCTGCACCATGTCCAAACACGCTGCCGAGGCTAAGGGCTGTTCGGATGCGATGATGTTTGATTATCGCGGCTATGTGGCCGAGGCGACGGGGGCAAACATCTTCTTTGTCAAAGACGGCGAGGTGCATACCCCCGATCCCGATTGTTTCCTGAACGGGATCACACGCCAGACGGTGATTGGCATGCTCAAGGAGCGCCAGATCAAGGTGCATGAACGCCACATCATGCCCGAAGAGCTCGAAGGGTTCGAACAATGCTGGCTCACCGGCACAGCCGCCGAGGTGACGCCTGTGGGTCAGATTGGTGATTTTAACTTTGAAGTGGGCAGCATCACGCGCGAAATTGCACAAGGCTATGAGGTTTTGGTGCGCAGCTGA
- a CDS encoding exodeoxyribonuclease VII small subunit, with the protein MTEKPTQEMSFEQAMAELEKVLGQLERGDVALDESIALYERGAALKTRCETKLKEAEEKVAAITLDGDGNPTGATPVKGL; encoded by the coding sequence ATGACCGAAAAACCCACGCAAGAGATGAGCTTTGAACAGGCGATGGCCGAGTTGGAAAAAGTGTTGGGCCAACTTGAACGCGGCGATGTGGCGCTGGATGAGAGCATCGCGCTTTATGAGCGCGGGGCTGCGTTGAAAACGCGCTGCGAGACCAAGCTGAAAGAGGCCGAGGAAAAGGTCGCCGCCATTACGCTTGATGGGGACGGCAACCCCACCGGTGCCACGCCGGTCAAAGGGCTCTGA
- a CDS encoding polyprenyl synthetase family protein, protein MFADRLSASAQAIQQHFDGVLGALDDLPVVRAMAHATHGGKRLRGFLVLESARLHGIDATHAIWPATAIEALHAYSLVHDDLPCMDDDDLRRGQPTVHRKWDEATAVLAGDALQTLAFEMVCREEASPDANVRATLALRLARASGAKGMVLGQALDIAAETALTPLTLDQITALQQGKTGALIEWAATAGACMARADISALQAYAKALGLAFQIADDVLDVTGDSATLGKAVGKDAEAGKATFVSLLGLDTARKRAADLVDQACDSLAGYGTDADTLKEAARFVVTRAH, encoded by the coding sequence ATGTTTGCCGACCGTCTGAGCGCCTCCGCTCAGGCCATTCAACAGCATTTTGACGGGGTCCTTGGGGCGCTGGATGATCTCCCGGTGGTGCGGGCGATGGCGCATGCGACGCATGGCGGCAAACGGCTGCGCGGATTTTTGGTGCTCGAAAGCGCGCGGCTACATGGCATCGATGCGACCCATGCGATCTGGCCCGCCACCGCGATCGAGGCGCTGCACGCCTATTCGTTGGTGCATGATGATCTGCCCTGCATGGATGACGACGATCTGCGCCGGGGTCAGCCGACCGTTCACCGCAAATGGGATGAGGCTACGGCGGTTCTGGCCGGTGACGCGCTGCAAACGCTGGCCTTTGAGATGGTGTGCCGCGAGGAGGCAAGCCCGGATGCAAACGTGCGCGCCACGCTGGCCCTGCGGCTGGCACGTGCCAGTGGGGCCAAGGGCATGGTGCTGGGTCAGGCGCTGGACATCGCCGCCGAAACCGCGCTCACGCCCCTGACACTGGATCAGATTACCGCCTTACAACAAGGCAAAACCGGCGCCTTGATCGAATGGGCCGCAACCGCCGGGGCCTGCATGGCGCGCGCCGACATCAGCGCTTTGCAAGCCTATGCCAAGGCCCTCGGGCTCGCCTTTCAGATCGCGGATGATGTGCTGGACGTCACCGGGGACAGCGCAACCCTTGGCAAAGCCGTGGGCAAAGACGCAGAGGCAGGCAAGGCCACATTCGTGTCGCTGCTCGGACTGGACACCGCGCGCAAACGCGCCGCCGATCTGGTGGATCAGGCCTGCGACAGCCTGGCGGGTTACGGAACGGACGCCGATAC
- a CDS encoding response regulator has product MKDMDAHLLIVDDDERIRTLLQKFLMRNGFLVTAARDAAHARRILSGLDFDLIVLDVMMPGEDGVSLTKSLRETRNLPILLLTAKGETGNRIEGLEAGADDYLPKPFEPKELLLRINAILRRMPENTEDHAAPKVLTLGAIRYDLERGEMWQGEELVRLTGTEMQLMKIFSASCNEPISRAKLVEELGRDRGQAQERAVDVQITRLRRKIEEDPKQPRYLQTVRGAGYMLAPE; this is encoded by the coding sequence ATGAAAGACATGGATGCACATCTGCTGATCGTCGATGACGACGAACGCATCCGCACGCTGTTGCAGAAATTCCTGATGCGGAATGGGTTTTTAGTCACGGCGGCGCGTGATGCAGCCCATGCGAGGCGCATCCTGTCGGGTCTGGATTTCGACCTGATCGTGTTGGACGTGATGATGCCCGGCGAAGATGGTGTGTCGTTGACGAAATCCCTGCGCGAAACCCGTAACCTGCCCATTTTGCTGCTGACGGCAAAGGGAGAGACCGGCAACCGCATCGAGGGTCTGGAAGCGGGGGCGGATGATTATCTGCCAAAACCCTTCGAGCCCAAGGAACTCCTGCTGCGCATCAACGCCATATTGCGCCGCATGCCCGAAAACACCGAAGATCACGCCGCCCCCAAGGTGCTGACGCTCGGGGCCATCCGCTATGACCTTGAACGCGGCGAGATGTGGCAGGGCGAAGAGCTGGTACGGCTGACCGGCACTGAAATGCAATTGATGAAGATTTTTTCCGCCAGCTGCAACGAACCCATAAGCCGCGCCAAGCTGGTCGAGGAGTTGGGACGCGACCGGGGCCAGGCCCAGGAACGCGCCGTGGACGTCCAGATCACCAGATTACGCCGCAAGATCGAGGAAGACCCCAAACAGCCGAGATACCTGCAAACGGTGCGCGGTGCGGGCTATATGCTGGCCCCGGAATAG